The following are from one region of the Thermoproteus uzoniensis 768-20 genome:
- the malA gene encoding alpha-glucosidase MalA, which produces MKILAESDGEVLRLRINDPAPLVDIPFSGKPAELPPELSIAEGKFPFRLEAYAGLKGLVLSRPLSLDEHVYGLGEKAFDLDRRRGFFQLWNVDVGCVARYGWYVDPMYVSVPFLIVFDAAKATGYFINSASRIFVDAGLYRYDRLTVFVPEDSVELFVIGGPKIEDVLRRYFRLTGMPFLMPEWALGYQISRYSYYPQERVVEVVRRHVEMGIPVSAVYLDIDYMDGYKAFTWDPQKFPNPRQLAEELHKMGARLVTILNPALKVDQRYPVFREALGLFVETKNGEIYTGAMWPGKSAWIDFLKPEARSWWAERVRRWAEEWGVDGIWLDMNEPTALGEPQRDCALDPEALHDAGGRRVRHAEAHNYYSVFQAEATFRGLAEAGREPFILSRAGSAGIQRYAAVWTGDNAPSWEDLRLQTAIVLGLSVSGVPYAGFDIGSFAGHRHYKSPYVNDMDLLVRYYQIALFFPLFRSHRAPDTPDREIYELPDRWREKVVRVVKLRYRFLPYLSALSLEAHEEGRPILRPLAYYHQDDENVHAMYDEYYVGPYILYAPLLWREAKRPIYLPRGRWADFWTGEIYEGPVWVENSDELPIYVREGAVVPLASDNGLDVLVFGDGGRIKLRDGTVIQRDGGVLALSKPKRVDKVVEYRGGRILEISVGSLTDRVVI; this is translated from the coding sequence GTGAAGATTCTTGCCGAGTCCGACGGAGAGGTCCTCAGGCTGAGGATCAACGACCCGGCGCCCCTTGTGGATATACCCTTCTCCGGGAAGCCGGCCGAGCTCCCTCCGGAGCTCTCAATCGCCGAGGGGAAGTTCCCGTTCCGCCTAGAGGCCTACGCCGGCTTAAAGGGGCTTGTCCTGTCGCGGCCGCTCTCGTTAGACGAGCACGTCTACGGCCTCGGCGAGAAGGCCTTCGATCTGGATAGGAGGAGGGGGTTCTTCCAGCTCTGGAATGTCGACGTCGGCTGCGTCGCGAGGTACGGGTGGTACGTGGACCCCATGTACGTCTCCGTGCCCTTCCTCATCGTCTTCGACGCGGCGAAGGCCACGGGCTATTTCATCAACTCCGCGTCGCGCATATTCGTGGACGCGGGGCTCTATAGATACGATAGGCTGACCGTATTCGTGCCGGAGGACTCCGTGGAGCTGTTCGTCATAGGAGGCCCCAAGATCGAGGACGTGTTGAGGAGGTACTTCCGCCTCACCGGCATGCCGTTCCTCATGCCGGAGTGGGCCCTCGGGTACCAGATAAGCAGATACTCGTACTATCCCCAGGAGAGGGTCGTGGAGGTGGTCAGGAGGCATGTGGAGATGGGGATACCGGTATCCGCGGTGTATCTCGACATAGACTACATGGACGGCTATAAGGCCTTTACGTGGGATCCCCAGAAGTTCCCGAACCCCCGGCAACTCGCCGAGGAGCTCCACAAGATGGGCGCCAGGCTCGTGACTATACTGAACCCGGCGTTGAAGGTCGACCAGAGATATCCCGTCTTCCGCGAGGCGTTGGGCCTCTTCGTCGAGACCAAAAACGGGGAGATCTACACCGGGGCCATGTGGCCCGGCAAGTCGGCCTGGATCGACTTCCTCAAGCCCGAGGCCAGATCGTGGTGGGCGGAGAGGGTGAGGCGTTGGGCCGAGGAGTGGGGCGTGGACGGCATATGGCTCGACATGAACGAGCCGACCGCTCTGGGGGAGCCGCAGAGGGACTGCGCCTTGGATCCGGAGGCGCTACACGACGCGGGCGGGAGGCGCGTGAGGCACGCAGAGGCGCACAACTACTACTCTGTCTTCCAGGCGGAGGCCACTTTTAGGGGGCTCGCCGAGGCCGGCAGAGAGCCCTTCATCCTCTCGCGCGCAGGCTCGGCGGGGATACAGCGCTACGCCGCGGTGTGGACCGGCGACAACGCTCCCAGCTGGGAGGATCTGAGGCTACAGACGGCCATAGTGCTCGGCCTATCGGTCAGCGGCGTGCCGTACGCCGGCTTCGACATAGGCTCGTTCGCGGGGCATAGGCACTACAAATCGCCCTACGTCAACGATATGGATCTGCTCGTCAGGTATTACCAGATAGCGCTGTTCTTCCCCCTCTTTAGGTCCCACAGAGCGCCCGACACTCCCGATAGGGAGATCTACGAGTTGCCGGACAGATGGCGCGAGAAGGTCGTTAGGGTCGTGAAGTTGAGGTATAGGTTCCTGCCGTACCTCTCGGCGCTATCCCTCGAGGCCCACGAGGAAGGGAGGCCCATCTTGAGGCCCCTCGCCTACTACCACCAAGACGACGAGAACGTCCACGCCATGTACGACGAATACTACGTCGGGCCCTACATACTCTACGCCCCTCTGCTCTGGAGGGAGGCCAAGAGGCCGATATATCTGCCGAGAGGTCGCTGGGCGGATTTCTGGACCGGCGAGATCTACGAAGGGCCGGTATGGGTGGAGAACTCCGACGAGCTCCCCATATACGTGAGGGAGGGCGCCGTGGTGCCTCTGGCCTCCGACAACGGGCTCGACGTGCTGGTCTTCGGCGACGGCGGAAGGATAAAGCTAAGGGACGGCACGGTCATCCAGCGCGACGGCGGCGTGCTGGCCCTCTCGAAGCCTAAACGCGTGGACAAGGTCGTCGAGTACAGAGGGGGCCGGATCCTCGAAATATCCGTCGGCTCGCTCACGGATAGGGTCGTCATCTGA
- the porB gene encoding pyruvate synthase subunit PorB, which yields MKVVYKSIWDLPAEELFASGHRACAGCGPAIAMRWITKTAGPNTIVVNATGCMEVTTTQYPETAWMVPYLHVAFENAAAAAAGIDSAIRVMSKKGLWSSGKTNVVVIAGDGGTYDIGLQSLSGMLERGHHVLYILYDNEAYMNTGIQRSGGTPRFAWTTTTPVGKAIRGKIQAKKDIMGIVMAHRVPYAATATISNIVDMANKIKTALEYTAEGPTFLHILAPCPPGWRFPEERTVEAARLAVETGYFPLYEYDHGKIRLNPPTSNMVADPKRRKPLREFLKFQGRFAHLTDAEIEELEKEVVANLEYLAKLASL from the coding sequence ATGAAGGTGGTGTACAAGTCAATCTGGGATCTGCCAGCCGAGGAGCTGTTTGCCTCCGGCCACCGCGCCTGTGCGGGTTGCGGGCCCGCCATTGCCATGAGGTGGATAACCAAGACCGCCGGGCCGAACACCATCGTGGTCAACGCCACTGGCTGTATGGAGGTCACCACCACGCAATACCCGGAGACCGCTTGGATGGTGCCCTACCTACACGTCGCCTTCGAGAACGCCGCGGCGGCCGCCGCGGGCATCGACTCGGCCATAAGGGTAATGTCCAAGAAGGGGCTCTGGAGCTCCGGCAAGACAAACGTCGTGGTCATAGCCGGCGACGGCGGGACCTACGACATAGGCCTCCAGTCCCTCAGCGGCATGCTGGAGAGGGGACACCACGTGCTCTACATACTCTACGACAACGAGGCCTACATGAACACCGGCATACAGAGGAGCGGCGGCACGCCGCGCTTCGCCTGGACTACCACGACGCCTGTGGGGAAGGCCATAAGAGGCAAGATACAGGCTAAGAAGGACATAATGGGTATCGTGATGGCGCATAGAGTGCCCTACGCCGCCACCGCCACCATATCCAACATAGTGGACATGGCCAACAAGATAAAGACAGCGCTGGAGTACACGGCGGAGGGCCCCACCTTCCTGCACATACTGGCGCCTTGCCCGCCGGGCTGGCGCTTCCCCGAAGAGCGGACTGTGGAGGCGGCTAGGCTGGCGGTGGAGACAGGCTACTTCCCGCTTTACGAGTACGACCACGGGAAGATAAGGCTGAATCCGCCCACCTCGAACATGGTGGCCGACCCGAAGCGCAGGAAGCCGCTGAGGGAGTTCTTGAAGTTCCAGGGTAGGTTCGCGCACTTGACCGACGCGGAGATAGAGGAGCTGGAGAAGGAGGTGGTCGCCAATCTGGAGTATTTGGCCAAACTGGCTTCGCTTTAA
- a CDS encoding 4Fe-4S binding protein, whose protein sequence is MSLPRVHEIPIGGIITEPGSSRKNLTGGWRSLKPIIHDDRCIRCRICWTYCPEGTIKEIKGEFVVKGRKYQYKYEIDYNYCKGCGICAHECPTKAIEMVPEA, encoded by the coding sequence ATGAGCCTCCCGCGCGTCCACGAGATACCCATAGGCGGCATAATAACAGAGCCAGGCTCGTCGCGCAAGAACCTCACTGGCGGATGGCGCAGTCTGAAGCCCATAATACACGACGATAGGTGCATCCGTTGCCGCATATGCTGGACGTATTGCCCCGAAGGTACTATAAAGGAGATCAAGGGAGAATTTGTTGTTAAAGGGCGTAAATACCAATATAAGTATGAAATAGACTATAACTACTGCAAGGGATGCGGCATATGCGCACACGAGTGCCCGACTAAGGCAATAGAGATGGTGCCGGAGGCATGA
- a CDS encoding carboxypeptidase-like regulatory domain-containing protein yields the protein MRLKFLPLALIGLAALALAGPINVVFPYNAQIQYLAYKTVTLTVQLGPGGTYTISPPAVTPGSGFAYSGMVIQFQGVYPSVQVAANGFFSKSYNSEGFLQAVYVGPDASKVMLINTANTNVQVQVQITYQFTYDQYVPLANGTVLTVTLPNAKLPQGFGESATVRLDPGAPYVISSVELPDGSPASAYRVEPKVVELTQPGTYKVVIASGPSLPAALLVKSLAQQTATVGPNSQLTVSGSQIGVPQGWQLLGYVVFAYTGNVNLVGQQAGGQISISGGLVDIVNNNTLNFIIRSVSYLIPPLWQAQLTYKIAIVYGDSFTVTSTMNSPVNVIYIPIVYKAAQVTWLPDRALVNVTQADVSDGVWTAVVLQLPALAKIVSIKTPSNAVITNATDVQLVWGGGVRMASISPDGHEAYIVVQEGNTAETGVYTFVIDWSPLTITVANKFGGAVSDITATAGQYNVAVSNGVVSVYVYQPGPVSVQIAYKGVPAANVLVQSLDFSQHVVQLGIYNVKVVVVGALNQPIPNAQVSINGFPASGTTDSSGSVTFGGVLEGAYTLAVNVGNRVHVTSNLTVAGPSQTVTAVVKTPIVAIINGVPITVTDAAAAAGGVSAAGLALALRRMLSKSSEDEAVAEVEQV from the coding sequence ATGCGCCTAAAATTCCTGCCCCTAGCGTTAATAGGGCTGGCGGCTCTCGCGCTAGCCGGTCCGATAAACGTGGTCTTCCCCTACAACGCACAGATACAGTACTTGGCCTACAAAACCGTCACGTTGACCGTACAGCTAGGCCCCGGCGGCACCTACACCATATCGCCGCCCGCCGTGACTCCCGGCTCCGGCTTCGCCTACAGCGGCATGGTGATACAATTCCAAGGCGTCTACCCGTCCGTGCAAGTGGCCGCCAACGGCTTCTTCAGCAAGTCCTACAACTCGGAGGGCTTCCTGCAGGCGGTATACGTCGGCCCCGACGCCAGCAAGGTGATGTTGATAAACACGGCCAACACCAACGTACAGGTACAGGTGCAGATCACCTACCAGTTCACCTACGACCAGTACGTCCCGCTGGCCAACGGAACTGTCTTGACCGTCACGTTGCCCAACGCGAAGTTGCCGCAGGGCTTCGGGGAGAGCGCCACCGTTAGGCTGGATCCCGGCGCGCCTTACGTGATAAGCTCCGTGGAGCTCCCCGACGGATCGCCGGCGAGCGCCTACCGCGTAGAGCCCAAGGTGGTTGAGCTGACGCAGCCCGGCACCTACAAGGTGGTGATAGCCAGCGGCCCCTCGTTGCCAGCGGCGCTACTGGTCAAGAGCCTGGCCCAACAGACGGCCACCGTCGGCCCCAACTCCCAGCTGACCGTTAGCGGGTCCCAGATAGGGGTGCCGCAAGGCTGGCAGTTGCTGGGCTATGTGGTGTTCGCGTACACCGGCAACGTGAATCTAGTGGGCCAACAGGCGGGTGGCCAGATCAGCATATCTGGCGGCCTGGTCGACATAGTGAACAACAACACGCTGAACTTCATAATAAGATCCGTGAGCTACTTAATACCGCCGTTGTGGCAGGCACAGCTGACCTACAAGATAGCCATAGTGTACGGCGACAGCTTCACCGTGACGTCGACAATGAACTCCCCCGTCAACGTGATATACATACCCATAGTCTACAAGGCCGCGCAGGTCACCTGGTTGCCCGACAGGGCGCTGGTTAACGTCACGCAAGCCGACGTGTCAGACGGCGTGTGGACCGCCGTAGTGCTCCAGCTACCCGCCCTCGCCAAGATAGTCTCGATAAAGACGCCGAGCAACGCGGTGATAACCAACGCCACCGACGTCCAGCTAGTGTGGGGCGGCGGCGTGAGGATGGCCTCAATAAGCCCCGACGGACACGAGGCGTATATAGTGGTGCAGGAGGGCAACACTGCCGAGACCGGCGTCTACACGTTCGTGATCGACTGGAGCCCGCTGACGATAACCGTGGCTAACAAGTTCGGCGGAGCTGTAAGCGACATCACCGCCACCGCCGGCCAGTACAACGTGGCGGTCTCCAACGGCGTGGTGAGCGTCTACGTATACCAGCCCGGGCCCGTCTCCGTGCAGATAGCCTACAAGGGCGTCCCGGCGGCCAACGTCCTGGTGCAGTCGTTGGACTTCAGCCAACACGTGGTGCAGCTGGGCATATACAACGTGAAGGTGGTCGTCGTAGGCGCCTTGAACCAGCCCATACCCAACGCCCAGGTGTCGATAAACGGCTTCCCCGCCAGCGGGACTACGGACAGTAGCGGGTCTGTGACGTTCGGCGGAGTGCTCGAGGGAGCCTACACGCTGGCTGTCAACGTGGGCAACCGCGTGCACGTGACCAGCAATCTGACCGTGGCCGGCCCGAGCCAGACCGTGACGGCGGTAGTCAAGACGCCGATAGTGGCCATAATCAACGGAGTGCCCATAACGGTGACCGATGCCGCGGCCGCCGCGGGCGGGGTCTCCGCCGCCGGCCTAGCGCTTGCGTTGAGGAGGATGCTGAGCAAGTCGAGTGAGGACGAGGCGGTAGCCGAGGTGGAGCAGGTATAA
- a CDS encoding 2-oxoacid:acceptor oxidoreductase family protein, giving the protein MIEIRFHGRGGQGMVTASQVLATAAIMEGKYAQAFPEFGPERRGAPVKAYLRIDDKPIYKREPVVEPDVVVVGDQSLFVSENPLEGLKQNGILVVNGAYKAPVKTYYVDATSLALKVLGKAIVNTAMIGAVVKATGVVRLETALAALGKYFSGKIYELNAQLVKIAFDQTKEL; this is encoded by the coding sequence GTGATCGAGATAAGGTTCCACGGCCGCGGAGGCCAGGGCATGGTCACGGCCTCGCAAGTCCTGGCAACCGCCGCTATAATGGAGGGGAAATACGCGCAGGCGTTCCCGGAGTTCGGCCCCGAGAGGCGCGGAGCCCCCGTCAAGGCGTATCTGCGCATAGACGACAAGCCGATATACAAGCGCGAGCCTGTAGTGGAGCCCGACGTCGTGGTCGTCGGCGACCAGTCGCTTTTCGTCTCGGAGAACCCGCTCGAGGGGCTTAAACAGAACGGGATTCTGGTCGTCAACGGCGCCTATAAGGCGCCCGTAAAGACCTACTACGTCGACGCCACATCCCTCGCCTTGAAGGTATTGGGCAAGGCAATAGTGAACACCGCCATGATAGGCGCCGTGGTCAAGGCCACCGGCGTGGTCCGCCTCGAGACCGCCCTCGCCGCCTTGGGCAAATACTTCAGCGGCAAGATATACGAGCTAAATGCGCAACTGGTAAAAATAGCATTTGATCAGACCAAGGAGCTATGA
- a CDS encoding pyruvate/ketoisovalerate oxidoreductase subunit alpha — MTAAAALQKAKTTLALTSNYAVAYAVKAADVDVVAVYPITPQTTIVEKIAEFVDDGELNADLIHVESEHSAMSAVVGAAAAGARVFTATSSQGLELMHEVLHIASGLRLPIVMAVPARALSAPISIHGDYSDVMNTRDTGWITYIASSAQEVYDTVIQAYKVAETALLPVMVSYDGFLMSHTTEPVELNDEEEVRRFLPRKDRPNVLRPEKPITMGAFAMPDWYYEIKYQVQEALMGSLKVVEEVDAEYGKIFGRSYGIVQTYRMEDADYAIIAYGGAAFGNAREAADIAREKGIKAGAIRLRVWRPFPTSHLLKQLAGVKAFAVVDRAIAFGSSGGGPVFLDVAAALWMNGIDIPGLSVIHGIGQRSMYVEDFVKIYEMLKSGERNKVIYMGLRL, encoded by the coding sequence ATGACCGCCGCGGCGGCTCTCCAAAAGGCCAAGACGACGCTTGCGTTGACCAGCAACTACGCAGTAGCCTATGCCGTCAAGGCCGCCGATGTCGACGTCGTTGCGGTCTACCCCATAACGCCGCAGACCACCATAGTGGAGAAGATAGCCGAGTTCGTCGACGATGGCGAGCTGAACGCCGATTTGATACATGTAGAGTCAGAGCACTCGGCCATGTCGGCCGTAGTCGGCGCTGCGGCCGCCGGGGCTAGGGTCTTCACGGCGACCAGCAGCCAGGGGCTCGAGCTGATGCACGAGGTCCTGCACATAGCCTCGGGCCTCCGTCTGCCCATTGTGATGGCCGTGCCGGCCCGCGCCCTCTCCGCCCCCATAAGCATACACGGCGACTACAGCGACGTGATGAACACAAGGGATACCGGATGGATAACCTACATAGCGTCCTCGGCGCAGGAGGTCTACGACACGGTGATACAGGCGTACAAGGTGGCCGAGACCGCGTTGCTCCCCGTCATGGTGTCCTACGACGGCTTCTTGATGTCCCACACGACAGAGCCCGTGGAGCTCAACGACGAGGAGGAGGTGAGGCGCTTCCTCCCCAGAAAGGATAGGCCGAACGTCTTAAGGCCCGAGAAGCCGATCACCATGGGCGCCTTCGCTATGCCCGACTGGTACTACGAGATAAAGTACCAGGTCCAGGAGGCGTTAATGGGCTCTCTAAAGGTAGTCGAGGAGGTCGATGCGGAGTACGGCAAAATCTTCGGGAGGAGCTACGGGATAGTCCAGACGTACAGGATGGAGGACGCCGACTATGCCATAATAGCATATGGCGGAGCCGCCTTCGGCAACGCCCGCGAGGCCGCCGACATAGCTAGGGAGAAGGGCATAAAGGCAGGCGCGATAAGGTTGCGGGTGTGGAGGCCGTTCCCCACGAGCCATCTGCTCAAGCAACTGGCCGGCGTCAAGGCGTTTGCGGTGGTCGACAGAGCCATCGCGTTCGGCTCATCGGGAGGAGGGCCGGTGTTCTTGGACGTGGCCGCCGCGCTCTGGATGAACGGCATCGACATACCCGGGCTGTCCGTGATACACGGCATAGGGCAACGCTCTATGTACGTCGAGGACTTCGTCAAGATATACGAGATGCTGAAGAGCGGCGAAAGGAATAAAGTGATCTACATGGGGCTGAGGCTATGA
- a CDS encoding cupin domain-containing protein has translation MGWVFEKLNECIERRYISGRNLTLAQFRIKAGCVVPAHSHENEQISLILEGRALFVVGGVTREVSAGEVVHIPPGVLHEVKALTDVVVVDVFSPRRDDWEKGGDSYLRGGAR, from the coding sequence ATGGGTTGGGTGTTCGAGAAGCTCAACGAGTGTATCGAGAGGCGTTATATATCGGGGAGGAACCTCACGTTGGCGCAGTTCAGGATTAAGGCCGGCTGCGTCGTGCCGGCGCACAGCCACGAGAACGAGCAGATAAGCCTCATCCTCGAGGGCAGGGCCCTCTTCGTGGTCGGCGGCGTAACGCGGGAGGTGTCCGCGGGCGAGGTAGTGCACATACCGCCGGGAGTCCTCCACGAGGTGAAGGCGCTCACCGACGTGGTGGTCGTCGACGTGTTCTCGCCTAGACGCGACGACTGGGAGAAAGGCGGCGACAGCTACCTCCGCGGAGGGGCCAGATAG